One window of Candidatus Methylacidiphilales bacterium genomic DNA carries:
- the tilS gene encoding tRNA lysidine(34) synthetase TilS produces the protein MKKLPATALVRLERQVLSAVSSLGARRVSRALGLSGGMDSVLLAEALRRSGVGFQAWHFNHNWRGAESEADAGWVRAWCRERSVPLVPGKARAGSRRTEADARRLRWDFFRKQAARHSVGEIWLAHHADDRAETLLLQLLRGAGPAGLAGPGPVRSLFGLEVCRPLTAFTRDDLAALARHWKLSWREDSSNVDTRHRRNAVRLRLLPYLDRLTGRRVAPLLARTAEIIESENQYWDELLSGATGDRLSVAELRGQPTAWQRRRIRAWLLKLEVSDVGFEEIESVRGLLTTDKPAKVNLKTGLFARRTAGWIWLQR, from the coding sequence ATGAAGAAGCTGCCCGCCACCGCACTCGTTCGCTTGGAGAGACAGGTGCTTTCCGCGGTTTCATCGCTGGGGGCTCGCCGCGTCAGCCGGGCCCTGGGTCTATCCGGTGGCATGGATTCTGTCCTCTTGGCCGAGGCCCTCCGCCGGTCCGGGGTGGGTTTCCAAGCCTGGCATTTCAACCACAACTGGCGTGGAGCGGAAAGTGAGGCCGATGCCGGCTGGGTGCGGGCCTGGTGCCGTGAGCGATCGGTTCCCTTGGTCCCCGGCAAGGCCCGCGCCGGATCGCGCCGCACCGAGGCGGATGCCCGTCGCCTGCGCTGGGACTTTTTCCGCAAACAGGCGGCGCGCCACTCCGTTGGCGAGATCTGGCTGGCCCACCATGCGGACGACCGGGCCGAGACCCTTTTGCTGCAGTTGTTGCGGGGCGCGGGTCCGGCCGGCCTGGCGGGACCGGGCCCGGTGCGCAGCCTGTTCGGCCTGGAGGTATGTCGCCCGCTGACCGCCTTCACCCGGGACGATCTCGCTGCCCTGGCCCGCCACTGGAAATTGTCCTGGAGGGAGGATTCGAGCAACGTGGACACCCGCCACCGCCGCAACGCTGTCCGACTCCGGTTGCTTCCTTATCTGGACCGCTTGACCGGCCGACGCGTCGCGCCGCTGCTCGCACGCACCGCCGAAATCATCGAGTCGGAAAACCAATACTGGGACGAACTCCTGTCCGGCGCGACCGGGGATCGTTTGTCCGTCGCCGAATTGCGGGGCCAACCCACGGCGTGGCAGCGCCGCCGCATTCGTGCCTGGCTTTTGAAGCTCGAAGTCAGCGATGTCGGCTTCGAGGAAATTGAGTCGGTGCGCGGGCTTTTAACTACGGACAAGCCGGCCAAAGTGAACCTGAAGACCGGTCTTTTTGCCCGCAGAACCGCCGGATGGATCTGGTTACAACGATAA
- the sppA gene encoding signal peptide peptidase SppA, which yields MNNKVLGCLGIVLLAALGLSVLLNFALLVGDLETGTSKKTFQEKVIEEHGLGSSDTIAVLDLFGVITYGVPGMVEDTMVDDLVAKLKQAREDENIKAVVLRIDSPGGEVTASDVLYHAVAQTRATKPVIAYIDSVGASGAYYTAMGASKVMANELSITGSIGVIMQSINVEQLANKIGITAFTFKSGKMKDLLNPTRQPTPEEMAFVQGLINETYDKFVGIVSKERKLNEQALRAELADGRIVSGKLAAAAGLIDKTGYFEEALEEARKAGNLGKDARIVRLVAPFTFSHFLRAWSKAPETPKVQIEIGPDLPRMEAGKLYFLSPHLYGR from the coding sequence ATGAACAACAAAGTGCTCGGCTGCCTCGGGATCGTTTTGCTCGCCGCCCTCGGCCTGAGCGTGCTGCTCAATTTCGCCCTGCTGGTGGGCGACCTCGAAACCGGCACCTCCAAAAAAACCTTCCAGGAAAAAGTCATCGAGGAACATGGTCTCGGTTCTTCCGACACCATCGCGGTGTTGGATCTCTTCGGTGTCATCACATACGGCGTCCCCGGCATGGTCGAAGACACCATGGTGGACGACCTGGTGGCAAAGCTCAAGCAGGCTCGCGAGGACGAGAACATCAAAGCCGTGGTCCTGCGCATCGACAGCCCCGGGGGCGAAGTCACGGCCAGCGACGTCCTCTACCACGCCGTCGCCCAGACCCGGGCCACCAAGCCGGTCATCGCCTACATCGACAGCGTGGGCGCGTCGGGGGCCTACTACACCGCCATGGGGGCCTCCAAAGTCATGGCCAACGAACTGAGCATCACCGGCAGCATCGGCGTGATCATGCAGTCGATCAACGTCGAGCAACTGGCCAACAAAATCGGCATCACCGCCTTCACCTTCAAATCCGGAAAAATGAAGGACCTGCTCAACCCCACCCGCCAGCCCACCCCGGAGGAAATGGCCTTCGTGCAGGGCTTGATCAACGAAACCTACGACAAATTTGTCGGCATTGTCTCGAAAGAGCGCAAACTGAACGAACAGGCTCTGCGCGCCGAACTGGCCGACGGGCGCATCGTCAGCGGCAAACTGGCCGCCGCCGCCGGGTTGATCGACAAGACCGGATATTTTGAAGAGGCCCTGGAGGAGGCCAGGAAGGCCGGCAATCTGGGCAAAGACGCCCGCATCGTCCGCCTCGTCGCCCCCTTCACCTTCAGCCACTTCCTGCGGGCCTGGAGCAAGGCGCCTGAAACGCCCAAGGTCCAGATCGAGATCGGTCCGGATCTTCCCCGCATGGAAGCGGGCAAGTTGTATTTTCTCTCCCCCCACCTCTACGGGCGCTGA
- a CDS encoding CPBP family intramembrane glutamic endopeptidase — protein MPPSNPTVDLAAACLIVLSIPVSIVAGWSAYKLLRTGLPPSRVPDLGIPLNEVSVFLLSMALLVLAAGPLVYPASVILTIAFLLLCKTDLRQLWNFERNDLRTSPGLAVTVYLAALPLVGLLLLLSLAVGSHFGWPMESQKPVQMFLQARSPMVIAGIILLACVLAPVAEELLFRGFLYPWLKGRIGRTPALALTSLAFGLAHLHWSSFLSLAFFGLVLNLVYDQTGKLAHSMALHATFNLVTCGMLLLYKFSTPGGIIGP, from the coding sequence ATGCCCCCGTCGAACCCCACGGTCGATCTGGCCGCCGCCTGCCTGATCGTCCTCTCGATCCCGGTCAGCATCGTGGCCGGCTGGTCGGCCTACAAACTCCTGCGCACCGGCCTCCCCCCCTCCCGCGTGCCGGACCTCGGGATCCCCCTGAACGAAGTCTCCGTATTCTTGCTCAGCATGGCGCTCCTGGTCCTGGCCGCCGGCCCCCTCGTTTATCCCGCCTCGGTCATCCTCACCATCGCCTTTTTGCTCCTTTGCAAAACCGATCTACGCCAACTCTGGAATTTCGAACGGAACGATCTGCGCACCTCACCCGGCCTTGCCGTGACCGTTTACCTGGCCGCCCTGCCGCTGGTGGGGCTTTTGTTGCTGCTTTCGCTTGCTGTGGGTTCCCATTTCGGCTGGCCCATGGAAAGCCAGAAGCCGGTGCAGATGTTCCTCCAGGCCCGCTCACCCATGGTCATCGCCGGGATCATCCTGCTGGCCTGCGTATTGGCACCAGTGGCCGAGGAACTGCTCTTCCGTGGATTCCTCTACCCGTGGCTCAAGGGACGGATCGGACGTACGCCCGCCCTGGCCCTAACTTCGCTGGCCTTTGGACTGGCCCACCTCCACTGGTCCTCCTTCCTCTCCCTGGCCTTCTTCGGACTGGTCCTCAACCTGGTCTATGACCAAACCGGCAAGCTGGCCCACTCCATGGCCCTGCACGCCACCTTCAACCTCGTGACCTGCGGCATGCTTTTGCTCTACAAATTCTCCACGCCGGGGGGCATCATCGGGCCATGA
- a CDS encoding thiamine-phosphate kinase, whose amino-acid sequence MNEDARVARWIRGWEKSPGILLGPGDDCALVAPPPRGHVAVLKTDAVHEGVHFTRRDPARLVGRKALARAVSDFAACGATPVACLLALGTPGTPGTDAYTDGVMQGLAAAARAWKIGLAGGETTRTARLGLTVSLYGWVRRGSDVRRSDASPGDSLFVTGLLGGTRRGHHLRFTPRLDEGRWLAAEGLPSAMMDLSDGLGKDLPRLARASGVSYLIRPECLPRRRGCTPHQAVNDGEDHELLFTVPFKHCRLLLESWPFPTRLTWIGGILPEKYPPMTYGLKMRGYDPFASQP is encoded by the coding sequence ATGAACGAAGACGCCCGCGTCGCCCGCTGGATCCGGGGCTGGGAGAAATCGCCCGGCATCCTCCTTGGACCCGGCGACGATTGCGCATTGGTCGCCCCCCCTCCCCGGGGCCATGTTGCCGTGCTCAAGACGGATGCCGTCCATGAAGGCGTTCATTTCACGCGGCGCGACCCCGCCCGGTTGGTCGGGCGCAAGGCGCTGGCCCGGGCGGTCAGTGATTTCGCCGCCTGCGGCGCCACCCCCGTGGCCTGTCTGCTGGCCCTCGGCACGCCCGGAACGCCAGGCACCGATGCCTACACCGACGGCGTGATGCAGGGCCTGGCCGCTGCCGCCCGGGCCTGGAAGATCGGTCTGGCTGGCGGCGAAACGACCCGTACAGCACGCCTGGGACTGACGGTTTCCCTGTATGGATGGGTCCGGCGCGGCAGTGACGTCCGACGCAGCGACGCCTCGCCCGGGGATTCTTTATTTGTCACCGGCCTGTTGGGGGGGACACGGCGGGGACACCACCTGCGCTTCACTCCGCGTCTGGACGAAGGCCGATGGCTGGCCGCAGAAGGCCTGCCCTCGGCCATGATGGATTTGAGCGACGGACTGGGGAAGGACCTCCCCCGTCTGGCCCGGGCTTCCGGGGTTTCCTACCTCATCCGACCCGAATGCCTGCCCCGACGCCGCGGCTGCACCCCCCACCAGGCGGTCAACGACGGCGAGGACCACGAGTTGCTTTTCACCGTGCCCTTCAAACATTGTCGCCTCCTCTTGGAAAGCTGGCCATTCCCGACGCGCTTGACCTGGATCGGCGGAATCCTTCCCGAAAAATACCCCCCGATGACCTATGGGTTGAAGATGAGGGGTTACGACCCGTTTGCCAGCCAGCCATGA
- the tsaE gene encoding tRNA (adenosine(37)-N6)-threonylcarbamoyltransferase complex ATPase subunit type 1 TsaE gives MSPFFPALSHSEAETRGLARAWAATLGPGSVVRLVGDLGAGKTTFVQGMAEGLGCQAQPTSPTFSLMHEYPGSRMVLFHWDLYRLSLTTDWSQLDLPDQLPGPGITVVEWPDRYPGHWPPGTRTLHLRTREDGLRDLVLE, from the coding sequence ATGAGCCCATTCTTTCCCGCCCTCAGCCACTCGGAAGCAGAAACCCGGGGGCTGGCCCGTGCGTGGGCCGCCACCCTGGGGCCGGGGTCGGTGGTTCGTCTGGTCGGCGACCTGGGAGCGGGCAAGACCACGTTTGTGCAGGGCATGGCCGAGGGACTTGGATGCCAAGCCCAACCGACCAGCCCGACCTTCTCCCTGATGCACGAATACCCGGGATCGCGGATGGTCCTCTTCCACTGGGACCTCTACCGCCTTTCCCTTACTACGGATTGGAGTCAATTGGACCTGCCCGACCAGCTTCCCGGGCCCGGGATCACGGTGGTCGAATGGCCCGACCGTTATCCCGGACACTGGCCCCCCGGCACCCGGACCCTCCACCTCCGCACCCGGGAGGATGGGTTGAGGGATCTCGTTCTGGAATGA